A portion of the Girardinichthys multiradiatus isolate DD_20200921_A chromosome 23, DD_fGirMul_XY1, whole genome shotgun sequence genome contains these proteins:
- the higd2a gene encoding HIG1 domain family member 2A, mitochondrial has translation MAATATSAVPDQPLKAQAPFDLSHPPDIEGFTPLTKIKDESFKEKFLRKTKENPFVPIGCLGTAGALMYGLRAFHQGKTRQSQMLMRGRIFAQGFTVVAIIFGIFATALKPKQ, from the exons ATGGCGGCGACAGCAACTTCTGCGGTGCCTGATCAGCCGTTGAAAGCACAGGCGCCGTTTGACTTGTCTCATCCCCCAGATATCGAGGGCTTCACCCCCCTAACGAAAATCAAAGACGAGAGCTTCAAGGAAAAGTTCCTGCGGAAGACCAAGGAGAATCCATTCGTCCCGATAG GTTGTCTGGGAACAGCCGGAGCGCTGATGTACGGTCTTCGCGCCTTCCACCAAGGAAAAACCAGACAATCCCAGATGTTGATGAGGGGCCGGATTTTCGCTCAGGGCTTCACTGTAGTTGCCATCATTTTTGGCATCTTTGCCACAGCGTTGAAACCCAAACAGTGA
- the cltb gene encoding clathrin light chain B isoform X3, whose amino-acid sequence MADNGAHHAEEDPAAAFLAQQESEIAGIENDGEGFGALEGADEVQPSQMANYDEPATLNGDLFQESNGPTDSYAAIAHVDIQRQEPESLRKWREEQKTRLEALDSASKAAEAEWREKAKKELEDWHVHQNEQMEKNKANNRLCPSLARASEEAFLAESDSDSPGSEWERVARLCDFNPKTSKQAKDVSRMRSVLISLKQTPLVR is encoded by the exons ATGGCCGACAACGGGGCGCACCATGCCGAAGAGGACCCTGCGGCCGCTTTCCTGGCCCAACAGGAAAGTGAGATAGCGGGGATCGAGAACGACGGCGAGGGTTTTGGGGCGCTGGAAGGAGCGGACGAGGTGCAGCCTTCCCAGATGGCCAACTACG ACGAGCCTGCAACGCTGAATGGAGACTTGTTCCAG GAGTCTAATGGCCCAACAGACAGCTATGCAGCCATCGCCCATGTGGACATCCAGAGGCAGGAACCAGAAAGTTTGCGCAAGTGGAGGGAGGAGCAGAAGACTCGCCTCGAAGCATTAG ACTCGGCTTCCAAGGCAGCAGAGGCAGAGTGGAGGGAGAAAGCCAAGAAGGAGCTGGAGGACTGGCACGTACACCAGAACGAGCAGATGGAGAAGAACAAGGCCAACAACAG ACTCTGTCCAAGTCTGGCACG AGCATCCGAGGAGGCCTTCCTGGCAGAGAGCGACAGCGACAGTCCAGGATCCGAATGGGAGCGAGTGGCTCGCCTGTGTGACTTCAATCCCAAAACCAGCAAGCAGGCGAAGGATGTTTCCCGAATGCGCTCGGTTCTCATCTCTCTAAAACAGACACCTTTAGTCCGCTAA
- the cltb gene encoding clathrin light chain B isoform X1, which produces MADNGAHHAEEDPAAAFLAQQESEIAGIENDGEGFGALEGADEVQPSQMANYDEPATLNGDLFQESNGPTDSYAAIAHVDIQRQEPESLRKWREEQKTRLEALDSASKAAEAEWREKAKKELEDWHVHQNEQMEKNKANNRIADKAFYKQPNSDVIGFVASEEAFLAESDSDSPGSEWERVARLCDFNPKTSKQAKDVSRMRSVLISLKQTPLVR; this is translated from the exons ATGGCCGACAACGGGGCGCACCATGCCGAAGAGGACCCTGCGGCCGCTTTCCTGGCCCAACAGGAAAGTGAGATAGCGGGGATCGAGAACGACGGCGAGGGTTTTGGGGCGCTGGAAGGAGCGGACGAGGTGCAGCCTTCCCAGATGGCCAACTACG ACGAGCCTGCAACGCTGAATGGAGACTTGTTCCAG GAGTCTAATGGCCCAACAGACAGCTATGCAGCCATCGCCCATGTGGACATCCAGAGGCAGGAACCAGAAAGTTTGCGCAAGTGGAGGGAGGAGCAGAAGACTCGCCTCGAAGCATTAG ACTCGGCTTCCAAGGCAGCAGAGGCAGAGTGGAGGGAGAAAGCCAAGAAGGAGCTGGAGGACTGGCACGTACACCAGAACGAGCAGATGGAGAAGAACAAGGCCAACAACAG GATTGCTGACAAGGCTTTCTACAAACAGCCCAACTCTGATGTTATAGGCTTTGT AGCATCCGAGGAGGCCTTCCTGGCAGAGAGCGACAGCGACAGTCCAGGATCCGAATGGGAGCGAGTGGCTCGCCTGTGTGACTTCAATCCCAAAACCAGCAAGCAGGCGAAGGATGTTTCCCGAATGCGCTCGGTTCTCATCTCTCTAAAACAGACACCTTTAGTCCGCTAA
- the cltb gene encoding clathrin light chain B isoform X2 produces MADNGAHHAEEDPAAAFLAQQESEIAGIENDGEGFGALEGADEVQPSQMANYDEPATLNGDLFQESNGPTDSYAAIAHVDIQRQEPESLRKWREEQKTRLEALDSASKAAEAEWREKAKKELEDWHVHQNEQMEKNKANNSRLCPSLARASEEAFLAESDSDSPGSEWERVARLCDFNPKTSKQAKDVSRMRSVLISLKQTPLVR; encoded by the exons ATGGCCGACAACGGGGCGCACCATGCCGAAGAGGACCCTGCGGCCGCTTTCCTGGCCCAACAGGAAAGTGAGATAGCGGGGATCGAGAACGACGGCGAGGGTTTTGGGGCGCTGGAAGGAGCGGACGAGGTGCAGCCTTCCCAGATGGCCAACTACG ACGAGCCTGCAACGCTGAATGGAGACTTGTTCCAG GAGTCTAATGGCCCAACAGACAGCTATGCAGCCATCGCCCATGTGGACATCCAGAGGCAGGAACCAGAAAGTTTGCGCAAGTGGAGGGAGGAGCAGAAGACTCGCCTCGAAGCATTAG ACTCGGCTTCCAAGGCAGCAGAGGCAGAGTGGAGGGAGAAAGCCAAGAAGGAGCTGGAGGACTGGCACGTACACCAGAACGAGCAGATGGAGAAGAACAAGGCCAACAACAG CAGACTCTGTCCAAGTCTGGCACG AGCATCCGAGGAGGCCTTCCTGGCAGAGAGCGACAGCGACAGTCCAGGATCCGAATGGGAGCGAGTGGCTCGCCTGTGTGACTTCAATCCCAAAACCAGCAAGCAGGCGAAGGATGTTTCCCGAATGCGCTCGGTTCTCATCTCTCTAAAACAGACACCTTTAGTCCGCTAA
- the cltb gene encoding clathrin light chain B isoform X4, which produces MADNGAHHAEEDPAAAFLAQQESEIAGIENDGEGFGALEGADEVQPSQMANYDEPATLNGDLFQESNGPTDSYAAIAHVDIQRQEPESLRKWREEQKTRLEALDSASKAAEAEWREKAKKELEDWHVHQNEQMEKNKANNRASEEAFLAESDSDSPGSEWERVARLCDFNPKTSKQAKDVSRMRSVLISLKQTPLVR; this is translated from the exons ATGGCCGACAACGGGGCGCACCATGCCGAAGAGGACCCTGCGGCCGCTTTCCTGGCCCAACAGGAAAGTGAGATAGCGGGGATCGAGAACGACGGCGAGGGTTTTGGGGCGCTGGAAGGAGCGGACGAGGTGCAGCCTTCCCAGATGGCCAACTACG ACGAGCCTGCAACGCTGAATGGAGACTTGTTCCAG GAGTCTAATGGCCCAACAGACAGCTATGCAGCCATCGCCCATGTGGACATCCAGAGGCAGGAACCAGAAAGTTTGCGCAAGTGGAGGGAGGAGCAGAAGACTCGCCTCGAAGCATTAG ACTCGGCTTCCAAGGCAGCAGAGGCAGAGTGGAGGGAGAAAGCCAAGAAGGAGCTGGAGGACTGGCACGTACACCAGAACGAGCAGATGGAGAAGAACAAGGCCAACAACAG AGCATCCGAGGAGGCCTTCCTGGCAGAGAGCGACAGCGACAGTCCAGGATCCGAATGGGAGCGAGTGGCTCGCCTGTGTGACTTCAATCCCAAAACCAGCAAGCAGGCGAAGGATGTTTCCCGAATGCGCTCGGTTCTCATCTCTCTAAAACAGACACCTTTAGTCCGCTAA